A genomic stretch from Setaria italica strain Yugu1 chromosome VII, Setaria_italica_v2.0, whole genome shotgun sequence includes:
- the LOC101768874 gene encoding binding partner of ACD11 1, with amino-acid sequence MAVIVTPATDYELAAYVLADLEPKDTKPSALQKAEDIAGTMLAKGFILGRDALDKAKALDEKHQLTSTATARASSFDKRIGLSEKINVGTSAVNDKVKEMDQKYQVSEKTKSALAAAEQSVSTVGSAIMKNRYVLTGAPWVTGAFSKVTSAANDVGAKAKEKIAAEQEHKNVEGGSAAQPDIPEGPTTHREVDGEFAKIHVCK; translated from the exons ATGGCTGTCATTGTCACGCCTGCCACTGATTATGAGCTAGCAGCTTATGTTTTAGCTGATCTAGAG CCCAAAGACACAAAACCTTCTGCCCTCCAAAAGGCCGAGGACATTGCTGGGACCATGCTGGCGAAAGGATTTATCCTTGGTAGGGATGCACTGGACAAAGCAAAAGCTCTGGATGAGAAGCATCAGCTTACATCAACTGCTACTGCTAGAGCATCTTCCTTCGACAAGAGAATTGGTCTAAGTGAGAAGATCAATGTTGGTACTTCAGCTGTCAATGATAAAGTGAAGGAAATGGATCAGAAGTACCAAGTCTCTGAGAAGACAAAGTCAGCACTGGCAGCTGCTGAACAGAGCGTCTCGACTGTTGGATCCGCCATCATGAAGAACAGATATGTCCTCACCGGGGCACCATGGGTAACTGGTGCCTTCAGCAAGGTGACCAGTGCAGCCAACGATGTTGGTGCAAAGGCTAAGGAGAAAATAGCAGCTGAGCAGGAGCACAAGAATGTTGAGGGTGGGTCTGCAGCACAACCAGACATCCCAGAAGGCCCAACAACACACAGGGAAGTGGACGGTGAATTTGCAAAGATACATGTGTGTAAATAG